The following coding sequences are from one Thermostaphylospora chromogena window:
- a CDS encoding SDR family NAD(P)-dependent oxidoreductase, translating to MTDRTSSPSAAQAVNSRNALVTGASRGLGLALSRALAAAGWRVVMTARGDEELQKSAAELGPAATAVAGDVTDPAHRTRLAHAVEDLGGLDLLVNNASGLGPTPLPRLADYPLDALTDLFAANVVAPLALIQQTLPALRARRGAVINISSDAAVEAYEGWGGYGATKAALDQISNVLAAEEPDVAVWWVDPGEMNTRMLAAAVGPAEASGAPSPDTVVPTLLRLIEERPPSGRLVHR from the coding sequence ATGACCGACCGCACATCATCCCCATCGGCCGCCCAGGCCGTGAACAGCAGGAACGCACTGGTCACCGGCGCCTCCCGCGGGCTGGGCCTGGCGTTGTCCCGCGCGCTCGCCGCCGCGGGCTGGCGGGTCGTGATGACCGCCCGCGGCGATGAGGAGCTGCAGAAGTCCGCCGCGGAACTGGGACCCGCCGCCACCGCGGTGGCCGGAGACGTGACCGACCCCGCCCACCGCACGCGGCTCGCGCACGCCGTCGAAGACCTGGGCGGTCTGGACCTGCTGGTGAACAACGCCAGCGGCCTCGGCCCGACCCCGCTGCCCCGGCTGGCGGACTACCCGCTGGACGCGCTGACCGACCTGTTCGCCGCCAATGTCGTCGCCCCGCTCGCGCTGATCCAGCAGACCCTGCCCGCGCTGCGCGCCCGCCGAGGCGCGGTGATCAACATCAGCTCCGACGCCGCCGTCGAGGCGTACGAGGGGTGGGGCGGCTACGGCGCAACCAAGGCCGCACTGGACCAGATCTCGAACGTGCTGGCCGCCGAAGAGCCGGACGTGGCGGTCTGGTGGGTGGACCCGGGCGAGATGAACACCCGGATGCTGGCCGCCGCCGTCGGCCCCGCCGAGGCGAGCGGCGCGCCCTCCCCCGACACCGTGGTCCCCACCCTCCTGCGGCTGATCGAAGAACGCCCACCGAGCGGAAGGCTCGTTCATCGATGA
- a CDS encoding GAF domain-containing sensor histidine kinase, with protein MTEDSRAASGRLTDCDEVLHAVSSAVLSVTRHLSVREVLQVIVRSAQRLLDARYAALGVPDDQGAFAEFIAEGITDEQWEAIGPTPRQHGMLGAMLREGAPVRLSDIRRDPRFESWPRAHPVLKDFLGVPIKDGDTVLGIIFLSNKRVPGGFTKADEELLTLFAGHAAIALTNARLYERSRELALLEERNRVAQELHDAVAQKLFSLRLTAQAAAALLPSDPGRAAAELDRVQRLAGEAITELRSVIVELRPAELDRHGLAETLRKHVRLLDRLHPQRIVFEGDPLGELAPEVEVALFRVAQEALHNALRHADATTVTVRLAVDDGLVVLRVCDDGRGFDAEAVGTRGLGLASMTERAKAVGGRVRIISRPGEGTTVCMEVRR; from the coding sequence GTGACAGAGGACTCTCGTGCCGCTTCGGGGCGGCTGACCGATTGCGACGAGGTGTTGCACGCGGTCAGCTCCGCCGTGCTGTCGGTCACCCGGCACCTGTCGGTACGCGAGGTGCTGCAGGTCATCGTGCGTTCGGCGCAGCGGCTGCTCGACGCCCGCTACGCCGCGCTCGGCGTGCCCGACGACCAGGGGGCGTTCGCCGAGTTCATCGCCGAGGGCATCACCGACGAGCAGTGGGAGGCGATCGGGCCGACGCCGCGCCAGCACGGCATGCTGGGCGCGATGCTGCGCGAGGGTGCGCCGGTACGGCTGTCCGACATCCGCCGTGATCCGCGTTTCGAGTCCTGGCCGCGGGCGCATCCGGTGCTCAAGGACTTCCTCGGCGTGCCCATCAAGGACGGTGACACCGTTCTCGGCATCATCTTCCTGTCCAACAAGCGGGTGCCGGGCGGGTTCACCAAGGCGGACGAGGAGCTGCTGACGCTGTTCGCCGGACACGCCGCGATCGCGCTGACCAACGCGCGGCTTTATGAGCGCAGCCGGGAGCTGGCGCTGCTGGAGGAACGCAACCGGGTGGCGCAGGAGCTGCACGACGCGGTGGCGCAGAAGCTGTTCTCGCTGCGGTTGACGGCCCAGGCCGCCGCCGCGCTGCTTCCTTCGGATCCCGGCCGCGCGGCGGCCGAGCTCGATCGGGTGCAGCGGCTGGCGGGCGAGGCGATCACCGAATTGCGCTCGGTGATAGTCGAGCTGCGCCCCGCCGAGCTTGACCGGCACGGTTTGGCCGAGACGCTGCGTAAGCACGTGCGCCTGCTCGACCGCCTGCATCCCCAGCGCATCGTGTTCGAGGGTGACCCGCTCGGGGAGCTGGCGCCGGAGGTCGAGGTGGCGCTGTTCCGGGTGGCCCAGGAGGCGCTGCACAACGCGCTGCGGCATGCCGACGCGACGACGGTGACCGTACGGCTGGCCGTCGACGACGGCCTCGTGGTGCTGCGGGTGTGTGACGACGGACGGGGGTTCGACGCCGAGGCGGTGGGGACGCGCGGCCTGGGGCTGGCTTCGATGACCGAGCGGGCGAAGGCCGTAGGAGGCCGCGTGCGGATCATCTCACGACCGGGGGAGGGAACGACGGTGTGCATGGAGGTGCGACGTTGA
- a CDS encoding response regulator, with product MSPGDARNGGAAIRVVIADDHPIVRQGLRTFLELSEDITIVGEAADGAEAVDLVASLAPDVLLLDLRMPGMDGHAALRALAERGLDVRVLVLTSVSDRGDVAPAMRAGAAGFLYKDVDPSALVQAIRAVAGGQVLLAPEAARAVLDEPDGAVAQSAPTSLTERELQVLKLIAMGRSNREIARELSVAEKTVKTHVSNVFMKLGVQDRTQAALYAVRHGLA from the coding sequence TTGAGCCCCGGCGATGCGCGGAACGGCGGGGCCGCGATCCGGGTCGTGATCGCCGACGACCATCCGATCGTCCGTCAGGGACTGCGGACCTTCCTCGAACTCAGTGAGGACATCACGATCGTCGGGGAGGCCGCCGACGGCGCCGAGGCGGTGGATCTGGTCGCCTCGCTCGCTCCCGACGTGCTGCTGCTCGATCTGCGGATGCCGGGCATGGACGGGCATGCCGCGCTGCGCGCCCTGGCCGAGCGCGGCCTGGACGTGCGGGTGCTGGTCCTCACCTCGGTGAGCGATCGTGGCGACGTCGCTCCCGCGATGCGCGCCGGTGCCGCGGGGTTCCTCTACAAGGATGTGGATCCGTCCGCGCTGGTGCAGGCGATTCGGGCCGTGGCGGGCGGCCAGGTTCTGCTGGCTCCCGAGGCAGCCCGGGCCGTGCTGGACGAACCCGACGGCGCGGTGGCGCAGTCCGCGCCGACCTCGCTCACCGAGCGTGAGCTTCAGGTGCTGAAACTGATCGCTATGGGCCGGTCGAACCGGGAGATCGCCAGGGAGCTGTCGGTCGCGGAGAAGACGGTGAAGACGCACGTGTCCAACGTGTTCATGAAACTCGGCGTGCAGGACAGAACGCAGGCCGCGCTCTACGCCGTCCGGCACGGCCTGGCCTGA
- a CDS encoding protein kinase domain-containing protein: MPLAPATGTGDPDALGGYLVSGRLGEGNQGVVYAADTPDGDAVAIKLLHPRFRLADERAERFLAALEPLVEAEHPHVPTLLDAGIHDGRPYVVHQRAHGFPLLANVSGTGLVDVVRGTARALESLHAAGIVHGHVKPGNILLGGDGPWLLDGGLVGALQAATVFSALVSTPEYISPEQVAGEEIGPPADVFAWASTVVFAATGHTPFSGDSVSEVLDRVFAGSPDLSGVPTRLRPLLIRCLAKQPEERPTMSEVVEVVAPPVKVAVLRAGAGAAADAASDVSATAGSSTGGEEGEASSASGSVVESEEAEDAVRGEVPGDGAGSGDEGEVAEDAAGDVVSDVSGEVESSAGSEADGEGEASSASGSVVESEEAEDVVRGEVPGDGAGSGDEGEVAEDAAGDVVSDVSGEVESSAGSEADGEGEASSASGSVVESEEAEDVVRGEVPGDGAGSGDEGEVAEDAAGDVVSDVSGEVESSAGSEADGEGEASSASGSVVESEEAEDVVRGEVPGDGAGSGDEGEVAEDAGAVSGDAVDAENRTEEEPDIASEAETSEAETAEDTAVRDPESDGEPDRETGSPTDADLADLDVHTSEPEIASGAGADGEPPSGAETGSDPVAEPETGSEEGDGREREHAPAPERPATAEKASDRAEEPAQAEKSDEPEEDDDHGWSAPVPVGTVPAGTGASRRGKPAKRMLLGAGVAAVVAVPLWLTFGGGAELIARPRPVATAGIVNVDVTSPDATASPAPGIEDTAATAAPSPAQDTEDAANTATPSPGGTESETRRDDAVTWLGYGYRVRSLKLEAKVLSLAASEVDGRAVVVAGDADGAVRVWDTLTGDAVGEPLTGHRGAVRAVVTGTLGDRPIAVSGGEDGTVRVWNLKTGRAIGRPYKIRKEVSALAVVPGKRPLLAVATRDRVIRVFDLRSRKRVGRAMRGHTGAITALATAELKNRPVLLSAGRDKRIRVWDPVRGRPVGKPYRGHKRPVAALTTGMLNGRPVVVSAGAERPVRVWRLSDRATGRRPFTGPKRTIRALSGTTLAGRHTLVAGGEDGVLRAWDLATGKLRGKIEEAHDGSAVAVVPHVDSGGRLMIVSAGSDATVRIWRFGSLN; the protein is encoded by the coding sequence ATGCCGCTCGCCCCAGCCACGGGGACGGGTGATCCCGATGCGCTCGGCGGTTATCTCGTCTCCGGTCGTCTCGGTGAGGGAAACCAGGGCGTCGTCTACGCCGCGGACACGCCCGACGGCGACGCCGTCGCGATCAAGCTGCTGCATCCCCGGTTCCGGCTCGCCGACGAAAGGGCGGAGCGGTTCCTCGCCGCGCTGGAGCCGCTGGTCGAGGCTGAGCACCCGCACGTTCCGACGCTGCTCGACGCGGGCATCCACGACGGCCGGCCGTACGTGGTGCACCAGCGGGCACACGGGTTCCCGCTCCTGGCGAACGTCTCCGGCACCGGCCTGGTGGACGTGGTGCGGGGCACGGCCCGCGCACTGGAGTCGCTGCACGCGGCCGGGATAGTGCATGGTCACGTCAAGCCGGGCAACATCCTGCTCGGCGGGGACGGCCCATGGCTGCTCGACGGCGGGCTCGTCGGCGCGCTTCAGGCCGCGACCGTGTTCAGCGCGCTCGTCAGCACGCCGGAGTACATCTCACCCGAGCAGGTGGCGGGTGAGGAGATAGGCCCGCCGGCCGACGTCTTCGCCTGGGCCTCCACGGTGGTCTTCGCCGCGACCGGGCACACGCCGTTCAGCGGCGACTCCGTCTCCGAGGTGCTGGACCGGGTCTTCGCCGGCTCCCCCGACCTGTCCGGCGTGCCCACCCGGTTGCGCCCGCTGCTGATCCGCTGCCTGGCCAAGCAGCCGGAGGAGCGGCCCACCATGTCGGAGGTCGTCGAGGTGGTCGCGCCGCCCGTCAAGGTCGCCGTCCTCCGCGCGGGGGCGGGCGCCGCGGCTGATGCCGCCTCGGACGTCTCCGCGACGGCCGGGTCGTCGACCGGCGGCGAGGAGGGCGAGGCGTCGTCTGCTTCCGGTTCGGTGGTCGAGTCGGAGGAGGCGGAGGACGCTGTCCGGGGTGAGGTGCCGGGGGACGGTGCCGGATCGGGTGACGAGGGTGAGGTAGCCGAGGACGCTGCGGGTGATGTGGTCTCCGATGTCTCCGGGGAGGTCGAATCGTCGGCTGGGTCGGAGGCTGATGGGGAGGGCGAGGCGTCGTCTGCTTCCGGTTCGGTGGTCGAGTCGGAGGAGGCGGAGGACGTCGTCCGGGGTGAGGTGCCGGGGGACGGTGCCGGATCGGGTGACGAGGGTGAGGTAGCCGAGGACGCTGCGGGTGATGTGGTCTCCGATGTCTCCGGGGAGGTCGAATCGTCGGCTGGGTCGGAGGCTGATGGGGAGGGCGAGGCGTCGTCTGCTTCCGGTTCGGTGGTCGAGTCGGAGGAGGCGGAGGACGTCGTCCGGGGTGAGGTGCCGGGGGACGGTGCCGGATCGGGTGACGAGGGTGAGGTAGCCGAGGACGCTGCGGGTGATGTGGTCTCCGATGTCTCCGGGGAGGTCGAATCGTCGGCTGGGTCGGAGGCTGATGGGGAGGGCGAGGCGTCGTCTGCTTCCGGTTCGGTGGTCGAGTCGGAGGAGGCGGAGGACGTCGTCCGGGGTGAGGTGCCGGGGGACGGTGCCGGATCGGGTGACGAGGGTGAGGTAGCCGAGGACGCCGGGGCGGTTTCCGGCGATGCGGTCGACGCGGAGAACCGCACCGAAGAGGAGCCGGACATCGCTTCCGAAGCGGAGACGTCCGAGGCCGAGACGGCTGAGGACACAGCGGTGCGGGATCCGGAATCGGACGGCGAGCCGGACCGGGAGACGGGAAGCCCTACGGATGCCGACCTCGCCGACCTCGACGTCCACACGTCCGAGCCCGAGATCGCGTCCGGAGCCGGAGCCGACGGCGAACCCCCGTCCGGGGCGGAGACCGGCAGCGACCCCGTGGCCGAGCCCGAAACCGGATCCGAGGAGGGGGACGGGCGCGAGCGGGAGCACGCTCCGGCTCCGGAGCGGCCCGCAACGGCCGAGAAGGCGTCCGATCGGGCGGAGGAGCCCGCGCAGGCGGAGAAGAGCGACGAGCCGGAGGAGGACGACGACCACGGGTGGTCGGCGCCGGTACCCGTCGGCACGGTTCCGGCCGGGACGGGCGCTTCCCGCCGTGGCAAGCCCGCCAAGCGGATGCTGCTCGGCGCGGGGGTGGCCGCGGTCGTGGCCGTCCCGCTGTGGCTGACGTTCGGCGGCGGTGCCGAGCTGATCGCGAGACCGCGCCCGGTGGCGACCGCGGGCATCGTCAACGTGGACGTCACCTCGCCCGACGCCACCGCCTCACCGGCTCCCGGCATCGAGGACACCGCGGCCACGGCGGCACCCAGCCCGGCCCAGGACACCGAGGACGCCGCGAACACGGCCACCCCCAGCCCCGGCGGAACCGAGTCGGAGACGCGGCGGGACGACGCGGTGACGTGGCTGGGCTACGGCTACCGCGTGCGCTCGCTGAAGCTGGAGGCGAAGGTACTGTCGCTGGCCGCCTCCGAGGTCGACGGGAGGGCGGTCGTCGTCGCGGGTGACGCGGACGGCGCGGTCCGGGTGTGGGACACGCTCACCGGCGACGCCGTGGGCGAACCCTTGACCGGGCACCGCGGCGCGGTCCGGGCGGTCGTCACGGGCACGCTGGGCGACAGGCCGATCGCGGTATCCGGCGGCGAGGACGGCACGGTCCGGGTCTGGAACCTGAAGACGGGCCGCGCGATCGGCCGGCCGTACAAGATCCGCAAGGAGGTCTCCGCGCTGGCGGTCGTCCCCGGCAAGCGGCCGCTGCTGGCCGTGGCCACCCGCGACCGCGTGATCCGCGTGTTCGACTTGAGGAGCCGCAAACGGGTCGGCCGTGCGATGCGCGGACACACCGGCGCGATCACCGCCCTGGCGACGGCCGAACTGAAGAACCGTCCGGTGCTGCTGTCCGCCGGGCGGGACAAGAGGATACGGGTGTGGGATCCGGTGCGCGGGCGACCGGTCGGCAAGCCGTACCGCGGGCACAAGCGGCCGGTGGCGGCGCTGACCACGGGCATGCTGAACGGGCGTCCGGTGGTGGTCTCCGCGGGGGCGGAGCGCCCCGTCCGCGTGTGGCGGCTGAGCGATCGCGCGACCGGACGCCGGCCGTTCACCGGTCCCAAGAGGACGATCCGCGCGCTGAGCGGCACCACGCTCGCCGGGCGGCACACCCTCGTCGCCGGTGGCGAGGACGGTGTGCTGCGCGCCTGGGATCTCGCCACGGGCAAGCTCCGCGGAAAGATCGAGGAGGCGCATGACGGCTCGGCCGTCGCGGTGGTGCCGCACGTCGATTCCGGCGGGCGGTTGATGATCGTCTCTGCCGGTTCGGACGCCACCGTGCGCATCTGGCGGTTCGGCTCGCTGAACTGA
- a CDS encoding ABC transporter ATP-binding protein, translating into MGGQVLRLEDVAVRRDGAALLRGIEWSVEEDERWVVIGPNGAGKTTLLQIAGGMLYPTEGVVEILGERLGHTDVQELRTRVGLCSAALAERVPPEEKVIDIVLTASYALLGRWTEEYDSHDVTRAVELIDQLGCAHLIRRRFATLSEGERKRVQIARALMPDPELLLLDEPAAGLDLGGREDLLRRLTGLAYDPNAPTMVLVTHHVEEVPAGFTHALLLRHGSVVAQGPIEYVMTAENLSHTFGVPLILDRGPDGRWYARAQYA; encoded by the coding sequence ATGGGCGGTCAGGTGCTGCGCCTTGAGGATGTCGCCGTCCGCCGGGATGGTGCCGCCCTGTTGCGCGGCATCGAATGGTCCGTCGAGGAGGACGAACGCTGGGTCGTGATCGGGCCGAACGGCGCGGGCAAGACCACGCTGCTGCAGATCGCGGGCGGGATGCTCTACCCGACCGAGGGCGTCGTGGAGATCCTCGGCGAGCGGTTGGGTCACACCGACGTACAGGAGCTGCGCACCCGTGTCGGCCTGTGCAGCGCCGCCCTCGCCGAGCGGGTGCCCCCCGAGGAGAAGGTCATCGACATCGTGCTCACCGCTTCCTACGCGCTGCTGGGGCGTTGGACGGAGGAGTACGACTCCCACGACGTCACCCGTGCGGTCGAGCTGATCGATCAGCTCGGCTGCGCCCACCTGATCCGGCGCAGGTTCGCCACCCTGTCGGAGGGTGAGCGCAAGCGGGTGCAGATCGCCCGCGCGCTGATGCCCGATCCGGAGCTGCTGCTGCTCGACGAGCCGGCGGCAGGGCTCGACCTCGGGGGCAGGGAAGATCTGCTGCGCCGGCTGACCGGTCTCGCCTACGACCCCAACGCGCCCACGATGGTGTTGGTCACCCACCACGTGGAGGAGGTGCCCGCGGGGTTCACCCACGCTCTGCTGCTGCGGCACGGCTCGGTGGTCGCGCAGGGGCCGATCGAGTACGTGATGACCGCGGAGAACCTGTCCCATACCTTCGGTGTGCCGCTCATCCTCGACCGCGGTCCGGACGGCCGGTGGTACGCCCGGGCACAGTACGCGTAA
- a CDS encoding sulfite exporter TauE/SafE family protein, producing the protein MTPWEAVAVLAAGIGAGAINAVVGSGSLITFPTLLAMGYPPVVANVSNNVGLVPGGVTGVLGYRRELDGQGRRLLRFGTASVLGSLIGGLLLLLLPETAFRIIVPVLIGLACVLVVAQPALNRRLADRRKNPHHGGPLLWLGILGAGMYGGYFGAAQGVVLIGLLGVFLDDGLQRINAAKNVLSLLVNTTAAVLFVFIAPVDWTAVAVVAAGTTIGGYVGARVARRLPPPVLRAFIVTVGVVAIVMLVREGV; encoded by the coding sequence TTGACGCCGTGGGAGGCGGTCGCGGTGCTCGCGGCCGGGATCGGAGCCGGAGCGATCAACGCGGTCGTCGGCTCGGGGTCGTTGATCACGTTCCCGACGCTGCTCGCCATGGGGTATCCGCCGGTCGTCGCGAACGTCTCCAACAACGTCGGACTTGTGCCGGGCGGTGTCACCGGCGTGCTGGGCTACCGGCGTGAGCTGGACGGGCAGGGAAGGCGGCTGCTCAGGTTCGGCACGGCCTCGGTCCTCGGGTCGCTGATCGGCGGGTTGCTGCTGCTCCTCCTGCCCGAGACCGCCTTCCGGATCATCGTGCCGGTGCTCATCGGCCTGGCCTGCGTGCTCGTGGTGGCGCAGCCCGCGCTGAACCGGCGGCTCGCCGACCGCCGCAAGAACCCGCACCACGGCGGTCCCCTGCTGTGGCTGGGCATCCTCGGCGCCGGGATGTACGGCGGCTACTTCGGCGCGGCGCAGGGCGTGGTGCTGATCGGGCTGCTCGGCGTGTTCCTCGACGACGGCCTGCAGCGGATCAACGCGGCGAAGAACGTGCTGTCGCTGCTGGTGAACACGACGGCGGCGGTGCTGTTCGTGTTCATCGCACCGGTCGACTGGACGGCGGTCGCCGTGGTCGCCGCGGGCACGACGATCGGCGGCTACGTCGGGGCGCGGGTGGCGCGTCGTCTTCCCCCGCCCGTGCTGCGCGCCTTCATCGTGACCGTGGGTGTCGTGGCCATCGTGATGCTGGTGCGCGAGGGCGTGTGA
- a CDS encoding Rieske 2Fe-2S domain-containing protein, with amino-acid sequence MKETVHNGRRRPRADMRARLNMAEWLEASPAMDQPIIKLAQAVRKVIRPGTVRDWLHGVPTGKPAHPPLTAVSIGCWLASAILDFTGADPRASRILVTTGLVNALPTAATGITDWSSLHREQQRVGLAHMVANIGAVAFYAGSLAMRLSGRERAGRTLGLAGLGAAALGGYLGGHMAYRQAAGANHAESVTYLMQLGWHNLCELKDLPDGRPVSRRLGYIELFVLRTGDSVSVLADRCAHLAGPLHQGRIVSEKGQTCVVCPWHGSTFRVSDGEVVHGPATAPQPAFETRIRPDGTVQVRPALVTM; translated from the coding sequence ATGAAGGAAACGGTGCATAACGGCCGTCGGCGGCCCCGCGCGGACATGCGCGCCCGCCTCAACATGGCCGAGTGGCTGGAGGCATCCCCCGCGATGGACCAGCCGATCATCAAGCTGGCGCAGGCCGTGCGCAAGGTCATCCGGCCGGGCACGGTGCGCGACTGGCTGCACGGGGTGCCCACAGGCAAGCCCGCCCATCCGCCGCTGACAGCGGTCAGCATCGGCTGCTGGCTGGCGAGCGCGATCTTGGACTTCACGGGAGCCGACCCCCGCGCTTCGCGCATCCTCGTGACCACCGGGCTGGTCAACGCGCTGCCGACCGCGGCGACCGGCATCACCGACTGGTCCTCGCTCCACCGTGAGCAGCAACGGGTCGGTCTGGCGCACATGGTGGCCAACATCGGTGCCGTCGCCTTCTACGCGGGCTCGCTGGCGATGCGCCTGTCCGGACGGGAACGGGCGGGCAGGACGCTGGGCCTCGCCGGACTCGGCGCGGCCGCCCTGGGCGGCTACCTCGGCGGTCACATGGCCTACCGGCAGGCCGCCGGCGCCAACCACGCCGAGTCGGTGACCTACCTGATGCAGCTCGGCTGGCACAACCTGTGCGAGCTGAAGGACCTCCCGGACGGCCGGCCCGTCTCCCGCCGCCTGGGCTACATCGAACTGTTCGTGCTGCGTACCGGGGACAGCGTGTCCGTGCTCGCCGACCGCTGCGCCCACCTCGCCGGGCCGCTCCACCAGGGGAGGATCGTCAGCGAGAAAGGCCAGACGTGCGTGGTGTGCCCCTGGCACGGCAGCACCTTCCGCGTCTCCGACGGCGAGGTCGTGCACGGACCGGCCACCGCTCCGCAGCCCGCCTTCGAGACGCGGATCCGTCCCGACGGAACGGTTCAGGTGCGCCCCGCGCTCGTGACGATGTAG
- a CDS encoding helix-turn-helix domain-containing protein: protein MAERGSPSVRRRRLGQELRRLRERADLTGDEVADRLKWSASKVSRIETAKTNPRRSDVEALVDLYGVGEDKRRELLDLHRDAMRKGWWEEYKDALPEQYTTLLGLEAEASFERNWEPQIVPGLFQTEEYAEEVIRATQMITRIPPGDVRTRIEARLARQRLLLQDRSLTIWVVMDESAMLRRFGGATVMRKQIERLVEVSRLPNVRLQVLPQEGFHPVNTGSFIHLQFPEFHEVVYLELLHSARWVEEPHEVYGYQLAFEQLQAQALGPEASRELMEKTIDHWK, encoded by the coding sequence GTGGCCGAGCGTGGCAGTCCGTCCGTTCGCCGTCGAAGACTCGGCCAAGAGCTTCGCCGGTTGCGGGAGCGGGCCGATCTCACCGGAGATGAGGTCGCGGACCGTTTGAAGTGGTCCGCCTCCAAGGTCAGCCGGATCGAAACAGCCAAGACGAATCCTCGCAGGTCCGATGTCGAGGCCCTTGTCGATCTCTACGGGGTCGGGGAGGACAAGCGGCGTGAACTCCTCGACCTGCACAGGGACGCGATGCGGAAGGGCTGGTGGGAGGAGTACAAAGACGCCCTGCCCGAGCAGTACACGACACTGCTCGGGCTGGAGGCGGAGGCGAGCTTCGAACGCAACTGGGAACCCCAGATCGTTCCGGGCCTCTTCCAGACGGAGGAATACGCAGAAGAGGTCATTCGCGCTACCCAGATGATCACCCGGATACCGCCCGGGGACGTCCGTACGCGGATCGAAGCGCGGCTCGCCCGCCAGCGGCTGCTCCTGCAGGATCGCTCGCTCACCATATGGGTGGTGATGGACGAGTCGGCGATGCTGCGCCGCTTCGGAGGCGCCACCGTCATGCGCAAGCAGATCGAGCGCCTGGTCGAGGTCAGCAGATTGCCGAACGTTCGCCTGCAGGTGCTGCCGCAAGAGGGCTTCCACCCGGTCAACACCGGATCCTTCATTCACCTGCAGTTTCCGGAGTTCCACGAGGTGGTCTACCTCGAGCTGCTGCACAGTGCCCGCTGGGTGGAGGAGCCGCACGAGGTGTACGGCTACCAACTGGCGTTCGAACAGCTGCAGGCCCAGGCGCTCGGCCCTGAAGCGTCGAGGGAGCTGATGGAGAAAACGATCGATCACTGGAAATGA
- a CDS encoding DUF397 domain-containing protein: protein MEAVDLSGAVWKKSARSASNGACVEVAHLSGGYVGMRDSKNQDGPVLIFTPSEWEAFIGGVKDGEFDL from the coding sequence TTGGAAGCGGTTGACCTTTCCGGCGCTGTCTGGAAGAAGAGCGCTCGGAGCGCAAGCAACGGAGCCTGTGTCGAGGTCGCCCACCTCTCGGGGGGATATGTCGGCATGCGTGACAGTAAAAATCAGGACGGTCCAGTTCTGATTTTCACACCGAGTGAATGGGAGGCATTCATCGGTGGCGTCAAGGACGGTGAATTCGACCTATGA
- a CDS encoding CapA family protein codes for MNKPHSPLRRLAPIALTAVSALLAAACSAAGSAAPDPGASGRDGVEPAANVSPTTKPKPKRRPYTIAFGGDVHFEGVLRTRLEANPKTALGPIAKVLRRADIAMVNLETAITTGGTPAPGKQYTFRAPPSALTALKAAGVDVASLANNHGMDYMESGLRDSLAAVRKARFPLVGAGENAAQAYKPWRTKVNGNRVAIIGATQVMDDYLIESWTATDDKPGLASAKDEERLIRAVRAARKNSDTVIVHLHWGTELQKCPNQAQLSLAPKLVKAGADVIVGGHAHILLGGGYLDGSYVNYGMGNFVFYNWGPETGKTGVLTLTINGRKVLKDSWTPARIQGGVPIPLTGAARRQAVAEWRSLRECTGLSARP; via the coding sequence ATGAACAAACCCCACTCCCCCCTCCGCCGCCTGGCTCCGATCGCGCTCACGGCCGTCTCGGCCCTGCTGGCCGCGGCCTGTTCGGCTGCGGGATCCGCCGCGCCCGACCCCGGCGCTTCCGGCCGCGACGGAGTCGAACCGGCCGCCAACGTCTCGCCTACGACCAAGCCGAAGCCGAAACGGCGGCCGTACACCATCGCGTTCGGCGGGGACGTCCACTTCGAAGGGGTGCTCCGCACCCGCCTGGAGGCCAACCCCAAGACCGCGCTCGGTCCCATCGCCAAGGTGCTCAGACGGGCCGACATCGCCATGGTCAACCTGGAGACCGCGATCACCACGGGTGGGACGCCCGCGCCCGGCAAGCAGTACACCTTCCGCGCGCCGCCTTCAGCGCTGACCGCCCTGAAGGCGGCCGGGGTGGACGTGGCGTCGCTGGCCAACAACCACGGCATGGACTACATGGAGAGCGGGTTGCGCGACTCGCTCGCCGCCGTTCGCAAGGCGCGCTTCCCCCTGGTGGGCGCGGGTGAGAACGCCGCCCAGGCCTACAAGCCCTGGCGTACGAAGGTCAACGGCAACCGGGTGGCGATCATCGGCGCGACGCAGGTCATGGACGACTATCTCATCGAGTCGTGGACCGCGACCGACGACAAACCCGGCCTGGCCTCGGCCAAGGACGAGGAGCGGCTGATCCGCGCGGTGCGGGCGGCGCGGAAGAACTCCGATACCGTGATCGTGCATCTGCACTGGGGGACGGAGCTGCAGAAGTGCCCCAACCAGGCACAGCTCTCGCTGGCGCCGAAACTGGTGAAGGCGGGCGCCGACGTGATCGTGGGCGGCCACGCGCACATTCTGCTCGGCGGCGGCTACCTCGACGGCAGCTACGTCAACTACGGCATGGGGAACTTCGTCTTCTACAACTGGGGGCCGGAGACCGGCAAGACCGGCGTGCTGACCCTGACGATCAACGGTCGGAAGGTGCTCAAGGACAGCTGGACCCCGGCCCGGATCCAGGGCGGGGTGCCCATCCCGCTCACCGGCGCGGCTCGCAGGCAGGCGGTGGCCGAGTGGCGGTCGCTGCGGGAATGCACGGGCCTGTCCGCCAGGCCCTGA